A genomic region of Dactylococcopsis salina PCC 8305 contains the following coding sequences:
- the rnhA gene encoding ribonuclease HI produces the protein MKPVIDCIYTDGACLGNPGPGGWGAVLYFQDGSVYEIGGAERETTNNRMELQAAIASLQLFRDSGQTKPIQLYSDSQYLIKGLTQWLKGWKKKGWKTSTGKAVLNQDLWQLLDQLNNSLVTWKHVPAHQGIAGNERCDAIARHFAQGQQPNLKKTLEFPLTANSDTVAEVKQTIQSETPEPIASKTLANPMEELEERSLEDSRLIQGDRMTGLNHLIESLRIADEIAQKGYLISSSELAELMNVNASAVTSRGSHWSWRNWVVSRVRREGNQILWQLERAEG, from the coding sequence ATGAAACCTGTGATTGATTGCATTTATACCGATGGCGCTTGTCTGGGGAATCCAGGACCTGGGGGTTGGGGAGCCGTGTTATATTTTCAAGATGGCTCGGTTTATGAAATCGGTGGCGCAGAACGCGAAACCACAAATAACCGCATGGAGTTACAAGCGGCGATCGCGTCTTTACAGTTGTTCCGAGACAGTGGACAGACAAAACCGATTCAGCTTTACAGCGATAGTCAGTATCTAATTAAAGGTCTGACGCAATGGTTAAAGGGGTGGAAAAAGAAAGGTTGGAAAACTAGCACAGGAAAAGCGGTTCTTAATCAAGACCTTTGGCAACTTTTAGACCAACTTAATAATTCCCTCGTCACTTGGAAGCACGTTCCTGCTCACCAAGGCATTGCGGGTAATGAACGCTGTGACGCGATCGCGCGACATTTTGCTCAAGGTCAGCAGCCAAATCTGAAAAAAACCCTAGAATTTCCCCTTACAGCTAACTCCGATACGGTAGCTGAGGTTAAGCAAACGATACAATCAGAGACACCTGAACCAATCGCAAGCAAGACACTGGCAAATCCTATGGAAGAATTAGAAGAACGCTCACTGGAAGACTCTCGTTTGATACAAGGCGATCGCATGACGGGTTTAAATCATCTCATTGAATCTTTGAGAATTGCTGACGAAATCGCCCAAAAAGGTTATCTCATCAGTAGTTCCGAACTCGCGGAATTAATGAATGTTAACGCCAGTGCTGTCACCAGTAGGGGGAGTCACTG
- a CDS encoding Uma2 family endonuclease, whose product MFSIEEKSLSFEEYLNYDNGDDFSYELVEGKLELMNPPTLLHLLISKFLEEIFGQQIKADNLSLVCLQGAGIRTGVNKSRIPDLAIFPLSILQSQLDRSAVFETPPQLVVEIVSPESRKRDYRYKRSEYAALGIPEYWIIDPQNQIITILQWDEGLYEERVFQGKEMIISQQFSKLTLTVEQIFNQPLQ is encoded by the coding sequence ATGTTTTCAATTGAGGAAAAGTCTCTCAGTTTTGAAGAGTATTTAAACTATGATAACGGAGATGATTTCTCCTATGAGTTGGTGGAGGGAAAGCTCGAATTAATGAATCCACCAACCTTATTGCATTTATTAATTAGTAAGTTTTTAGAAGAGATTTTTGGACAACAAATTAAAGCCGATAATCTCTCCTTAGTTTGTTTACAAGGTGCTGGAATTAGAACTGGAGTTAATAAGTCTCGGATTCCTGATCTCGCGATTTTTCCCCTCTCCATCCTTCAATCACAGTTAGATCGATCGGCGGTTTTTGAAACGCCACCCCAGTTAGTTGTTGAAATTGTGAGTCCAGAATCAAGGAAACGAGATTATCGTTACAAACGTTCCGAATATGCGGCTTTAGGGATTCCAGAATACTGGATTATTGATCCTCAAAATCAGATCATTACTATTTTACAGTGGGATGAAGGATTGTATGAAGAAAGAGTTTTTCAAGGAAAAGAAATGATTATTTCTCAGCAATTTTCTAAACTTACTTTGACTGTGGAACAAATTTTTAATCAACCTTTACAGTGA